In Eretmochelys imbricata isolate rEreImb1 chromosome 4, rEreImb1.hap1, whole genome shotgun sequence, a single window of DNA contains:
- the SHISA3 gene encoding protein shisa-3 homolog, which produces MWPRAEAAAAAPAARRRAWAEPAAGPAAAAMGDRGLLLRYLLLGFLGWGATAQPAGGEYCHGWVDGHGRYHEGFQCPEDFDTPDATICCGSCALRYCCAAAEARLEQGGCTNDREPPNPGVTAQPIYVPFLIVGSMFIAFIIVGSLVAVYCCTCLRPKQTSQQPIRFSLRSYQIETLPMILTSTSLRTPSRQSSTATSSNSTGGSIRRFSFARAESGCLVASPPSPYTSGCLQTGHSIHLTQPAGFLVSAPYFGYPLQPEPSLAGRSCPDFS; this is translated from the exons ATGTGGCCGCGAGCAgaagccgccgccgccgcccccgccGCGAGGCGCCGAGCCTGGGCTGAGCCGGCAGCGggtcccgccgccgccgccatggGGGACCGGGGGCTGCTGCTGCGCTacctgctgctgggcttcctggGCTGGGGCGCGACCGCCCAGCCGGCGGGGGGCGAGTATTGCCACGGCTGGGTGGACGGGCACGGCCGCTACCACGAGGGCTTCCAGTGCCCCGAGGACTTCGACACGCCGGACGCCACCATCTGCTGCGGCTCCTGCGCCCTGCGCTACTGCTGCGCCGCCGCTGAGGCCCGGCTGGAGCAGGGCGGCTGCACCAACGACCGCGAGCCGCCGAACCCGGGGGTGACAGCCC agCCGATCTACGTTCCTTTCCTTATTGTTGGATCCATGTTCATCGCCTTCATTATTGTGGGTTCGCTCGTGGCAGTTTATTGTTGCACGTGTTTAAGACCTAAACAAACATCACAGCAGCCAATACGATTCTCTCTTCGAAGCTATCAGATCGAGACTCTTCCAATGATCCTGACCTCCACTAGCCTCCGGACCCCGTCCAGACAGTCCAGTACTGCAACCAGTTCGAATTCTACTGGAGGCTCCATTCGCAGGTTCTCTTTCGCCAGGGCGGAATCTGGGTGTTTAGTGGCATCTCCACCGTCACCTTACACATCTGGCTGCTTACAAACAGGCCATTCTATCCACCTAACTCAACCAGCTGGATTTTTGGTGTCAGCACCCTATTTTGGCTATCCTCTCCAACCAGAACCTTCCCTAGCTGGGAGGAGCTGCCCAGATTTTAGCTAG